A section of the Marinoscillum sp. 108 genome encodes:
- a CDS encoding MBG domain-containing protein, which yields MVRMTNSYAKTNAIQTNRHTITNKNQISNLLIYDDEQLVHDHQKFNIKVFSFSNKSMNQVYHLFQTESGKRPGFARVLWKALSFVIVFSFGASMATAQQQLYVSTDTISAVVQSGGTAGVSFNITNSGDAPLVIDSYTERNAYGTAKSVVFTKANYANWLLPANQDRIATHVWLTRDETKSLFNAKSEVASETSSPEGTSWALGTVNEVSPGDFTTFNTMHGNDPQSLVGDTATLKIDFANGSSSKYYSIYMQQWSGGKTGGGFTYIRKEMLPFYNLTASYTGEILAGNTESVSILLSDAGLESGTHFGHVDIASNDPSQPVTTVVVKLEVLPVPQIELSESTISVSMDNAEGPIERTFTIFNNGGSTLNWSGSTSTNTQGMCANFSALSGSIEAGASAEYTITFAVCNEGTYQWPFVITSNDTGRPNVTLQLTAVVDGSPELDYTTPVFMETYTGASSTGTLILHSTGTADLHITDISSDNPVFSPTRKTLTIKPGASMSVPVKFIPKSAGSHSGQLLIVSDHEEDSLYVDLSASAVGAPVLSISPSSLAFDMGHGESTKDSLAIFNNGTSDLKWDFSVTGAVSSAGSFFEKKDHADISLSQNRDRLTPNVELARDDEGGIYNYLSAPIMYALGSAKENNSTKYKSDFRSGVNSSASDLPGQILSIYIPSEERYFDLHIDSWTCCGAGGGLSYTRYEVFKWINPEYKSNPELEVFFEKPENVNTNLPEYRDSLTENVSLVRNFYSNMGNYNGSPEIRYALGSARYLSAEDYVSYFPNAVGNASELPGKTVSIYIPAEDRYFDLDFITWSPDNYSNYTPGGYSYVRREILPTSTAAGMTDYAVINVNGNMPAGTYSGSVTVESNDPLLPSAIVPITITTTGTPDISETDQTYDFGSTVQGVAKTFEVRIRNSGSDVLEIASVVIDNSSFEISYDGISIPAGSSHKLPVTVHSSVVGPIVATLTLTTNDSEHSEYTIEVSGLILDVPVFAMNEVIFYDTLAFGSSSVQQLSIQNNGLGQMEWAVAYDVYFEKEDFALTTDASAQDRITDHVWLTRANERGLFNILEADEYTRVAETFEWGNGASTYESTEYSYFTDFWDGGDLMNNAKISMHMIPDDLYYDFHFTSWTSGEGLGGGGFAYERRAGVRWLGLGAYEGVVEAGASVDVPLYFSAVNTTAGDHEFTYRIATNDPNNPEQLITFKLHVDGEPEIEVAMDPLDFGSFPIGKTHTAESAIEINNLGGADLEITLSTDNEVFSFETSSFVIPGGTSKAIYPRFTPETETIYEGTITISSNDADEPVLNLAVSAEGFYGPEVTVSADTIAATMISGGLVKKTVTLSNTGGTNLGWSLWSGFFMKEELTDYKLEANQLHLSDKVWITRNGYNGPFNIKETSNYSYNPSSVKWALGATKDLLSTAYSADWNSLVYSLSYNFNNLPGKVVSLYMVEEGRYFDFFFTNYTNNGAMGFYYAEVGSISPNEGEILPGEAEVVELSLSAEGLDAGVHYQEFTLFHNGLAPSKKVVGKITVLGAPALSVAEESLAFGISPIGDKSYQEISITNSGSASGVISLASDHPAFTVDSESVRIKANETKTVAVAFNPPSSGDFSGLITITTDDAANPSFEVGVSGSGATAATISVVKPNLNASLFLGETITRSFAISNSGDFDLNWSLGTYGEEISFVKPDYADYKLEAFQDRVSDHLWITRQNERGIFNIALETQYNRSNYESPKGTEWLGDGSAIPGPFITVSANEYGKWRDVAYPPNEQPGRTFSMHDIKSDQYYDISWDSWTEDGNGGGFSYRRKVAFGPEYNAVSFSDTEGVIAPGKTVTVLVTYNPNSSFDGDFELPLAILSNDPANREVRTPISLSVKGIIVDRFLEDLQLNEGFGTLSIDVSDVFVDAQGDVLSLSVSNSDETAIAATILDGNLVLTETGYGHSLITLTARDATGNTATEKFEIDVNANPVVTPLEDVELTRSSEVFTLDIAANFEDPEGQELSYTMINGSDVVAEVSLTGTVLSITQLSVGTSMVSLTVTDPLGGSVTEEFAVNVSALHQEITFDTTYVKVYGDGAFELVAFASSGLEVSFVSSNEDIVTIDGTLATVVSAGSATITATQVGDDVYVAAEEVQNVLTIGKATLEVTVEDAAITYGEAEPIYTLSYTGFVNGDDLTDIATPGSGAVASALVTNAGTYTLLANEDAEDNNYAFTYTSGALTVHQASLMISADDVSKVYGDENPPLTVSYQGFVKDEDETVLNSPVVVLSAASAESSVGAYAITASGATAANYQIGYTDGLLTISSKGLTVSAIDQVKVYGESDPELTYAITAGDLVGEDVLTGALERESGENVGSYTINQGTLLAGANYELHFEEADLTIEQAVLTVTADAKTKVYGESDPELTYSISGGELIGEDVLSGALTRAAGENAGVYLISLGSVSAGVNYELQYEGAELTITKAPLTVAADAKTKVYGESDPELTYSISGGVLIGEDVLSGALARAAGENAGVYLISLGSVSAGVNYDLQYEGAELTITKAALTVAADAKTKVYGESDPELTYSISGGELIGEDVLSGALMRVAGENAGVYLISLGSISAGVNYDLQYESAELTIGKATLTVTANDVVITEGDLIPALTVTYSGFVNGDTKADLQKEPVASTTATPSSMPGAYPIVLVAEMDHNYSFVLLNGTLTIEAGEPILGVERAELIEVYPNPAVNFVMIKSSESKPLELYDAVGHLVRSGVTNHQLEIGELPAGMYLIKVEGQVFRLVKK from the coding sequence ATGGTCAGAATGACCAATTCATATGCCAAGACAAATGCTATTCAGACCAACAGACATACTATCACCAACAAGAATCAAATCTCAAACCTGCTAATCTATGATGACGAACAGCTCGTCCATGATCATCAAAAATTCAATATCAAGGTGTTTTCTTTCTCCAATAAATCTATGAATCAAGTTTACCATTTATTTCAGACCGAATCGGGTAAGAGACCCGGATTTGCACGTGTGCTATGGAAAGCACTGAGTTTTGTGATCGTCTTCAGCTTCGGAGCCTCGATGGCTACTGCTCAGCAGCAATTATATGTTTCCACGGATACCATCTCGGCGGTTGTTCAATCAGGAGGGACCGCTGGGGTATCTTTTAATATTACCAATTCGGGAGATGCTCCTTTGGTCATTGACTCCTATACGGAGCGAAATGCCTATGGTACTGCCAAGTCGGTAGTATTCACGAAAGCGAATTATGCCAACTGGCTCTTGCCTGCTAACCAGGATCGCATTGCAACTCATGTCTGGCTTACCAGAGATGAAACCAAGAGTTTGTTCAACGCCAAAAGCGAAGTAGCTTCAGAGACCAGCTCACCGGAGGGTACTTCCTGGGCACTGGGCACTGTCAATGAGGTGTCGCCAGGAGATTTCACTACCTTCAACACCATGCATGGTAATGATCCTCAGTCACTAGTGGGGGATACGGCTACTCTGAAGATTGATTTCGCCAATGGATCCTCCAGTAAATACTATTCTATTTACATGCAGCAATGGAGTGGTGGAAAAACCGGTGGAGGTTTTACGTATATCAGAAAGGAGATGCTCCCCTTTTACAACCTGACTGCTTCCTATACCGGGGAGATATTAGCAGGTAATACCGAGTCCGTGAGTATCCTGCTAAGTGATGCGGGATTGGAATCAGGCACTCATTTCGGGCATGTCGACATTGCCAGTAATGACCCCAGCCAGCCTGTCACCACAGTGGTGGTGAAGCTTGAGGTACTTCCGGTACCCCAAATTGAGTTATCGGAATCTACCATCTCTGTGAGTATGGACAATGCAGAGGGGCCGATTGAAAGGACGTTTACAATTTTCAACAATGGTGGATCCACACTGAACTGGAGTGGTAGCACGAGCACCAATACTCAGGGAATGTGTGCCAACTTTAGTGCGTTGAGTGGTTCTATTGAGGCCGGAGCCTCCGCAGAGTATACCATCACATTTGCGGTATGTAATGAGGGCACCTATCAGTGGCCGTTCGTGATCACCTCCAATGATACTGGCCGCCCGAACGTAACGCTACAGTTGACTGCAGTGGTGGACGGAAGTCCGGAGCTGGATTACACTACACCCGTATTTATGGAAACATATACTGGAGCATCCTCGACCGGGACTTTGATCCTTCATTCTACAGGAACTGCAGATCTGCACATCACAGATATTTCGAGTGATAACCCTGTTTTTTCCCCTACCAGGAAAACACTTACGATAAAGCCGGGAGCCAGTATGTCCGTTCCTGTGAAGTTTATCCCCAAGTCTGCCGGATCACATTCCGGTCAATTGCTGATAGTGAGTGACCATGAAGAAGACTCTCTGTATGTTGACTTGTCCGCTTCGGCGGTAGGGGCACCTGTTTTGTCCATCTCTCCTTCAAGCCTGGCCTTTGATATGGGCCATGGAGAAAGCACTAAAGACAGCCTGGCCATTTTCAATAATGGAACATCTGATTTGAAATGGGATTTTTCGGTCACTGGGGCCGTTTCATCTGCTGGCTCTTTTTTTGAAAAGAAAGACCATGCCGACATCTCTCTGTCACAGAATCGTGACCGACTCACTCCAAACGTGGAGCTGGCAAGGGATGATGAAGGAGGGATATATAACTACCTTTCTGCGCCAATAATGTATGCATTGGGGTCTGCCAAAGAGAATAATTCCACCAAATACAAGAGTGATTTCAGGTCTGGGGTTAATAGTAGTGCCAGTGATCTACCTGGTCAGATTCTTTCGATTTATATACCTTCTGAGGAAAGATACTTCGATTTACACATCGATTCATGGACTTGCTGCGGAGCTGGTGGAGGTCTGTCTTACACTCGCTATGAGGTATTTAAGTGGATCAATCCGGAATATAAGAGTAACCCCGAGCTGGAGGTGTTTTTTGAAAAGCCAGAAAATGTAAACACCAACTTGCCGGAGTATCGGGATAGCCTGACGGAAAATGTATCGCTGGTGCGGAACTTCTACAGTAATATGGGTAACTACAATGGTAGTCCTGAAATCAGATATGCATTGGGCTCTGCCCGATACCTGAGTGCGGAAGACTATGTAAGTTACTTCCCGAATGCTGTGGGCAATGCGAGCGAGCTGCCCGGAAAGACGGTTTCCATCTACATTCCTGCGGAAGACAGGTATTTTGATCTGGATTTCATTACCTGGTCACCGGATAATTATAGTAACTACACCCCAGGAGGGTATTCGTATGTGCGCAGGGAGATTCTGCCAACATCCACAGCTGCAGGCATGACAGACTATGCCGTAATCAATGTGAACGGCAATATGCCGGCGGGTACCTATTCAGGATCGGTTACCGTGGAATCAAACGATCCCCTTTTACCATCGGCCATCGTGCCAATTACCATTACCACTACAGGAACTCCTGATATTTCGGAGACGGATCAGACCTACGATTTCGGGTCTACGGTTCAAGGGGTGGCTAAGACATTTGAAGTAAGGATTCGAAATAGTGGCTCGGATGTGCTGGAGATCGCTTCTGTGGTTATTGATAATAGTAGTTTTGAGATAAGCTATGACGGTATTTCTATTCCTGCGGGGAGCTCACATAAGCTTCCAGTGACGGTTCATTCATCAGTTGTTGGACCTATTGTCGCCACACTCACATTGACTACCAATGATTCTGAGCATTCTGAATATACCATTGAGGTTTCAGGTCTAATACTGGATGTGCCGGTTTTTGCCATGAACGAGGTGATATTCTATGATACGCTGGCGTTTGGTAGCAGCTCTGTGCAGCAACTGTCTATTCAGAACAACGGACTCGGGCAGATGGAATGGGCAGTGGCTTATGATGTTTACTTCGAGAAGGAAGATTTTGCGCTGACCACTGATGCGTCTGCTCAGGACAGGATTACGGATCATGTATGGTTGACTCGCGCGAATGAGCGAGGGCTTTTCAATATTTTGGAAGCAGATGAGTATACTCGGGTTGCGGAGACATTCGAGTGGGGTAATGGGGCTTCTACTTATGAATCTACCGAATACAGTTATTTCACCGATTTCTGGGATGGCGGAGACCTTATGAATAATGCTAAGATCTCCATGCACATGATTCCTGATGATTTGTACTATGATTTTCATTTTACCAGTTGGACATCTGGTGAAGGCCTTGGCGGAGGTGGTTTTGCTTATGAGCGGCGCGCAGGTGTGAGGTGGCTTGGCCTGGGAGCATATGAGGGTGTAGTGGAGGCCGGAGCATCGGTAGACGTTCCCCTATACTTCTCTGCAGTAAATACTACGGCGGGTGATCATGAGTTTACCTATAGGATTGCGACGAATGACCCTAATAATCCAGAACAGCTGATTACTTTCAAGCTACATGTAGATGGTGAGCCTGAGATCGAAGTAGCGATGGATCCCCTGGATTTTGGTTCTTTTCCTATCGGAAAAACGCATACTGCAGAATCCGCAATAGAAATAAACAACCTTGGTGGCGCTGATCTCGAAATCACCTTGAGTACTGATAATGAGGTATTCTCTTTCGAAACTTCTTCGTTTGTGATTCCTGGTGGTACTTCCAAAGCCATTTATCCCCGATTCACACCGGAAACTGAAACCATCTACGAAGGAACCATCACCATCAGTAGCAATGACGCTGATGAGCCTGTATTAAACCTTGCAGTTTCTGCTGAGGGTTTCTATGGCCCTGAGGTGACGGTGAGTGCGGATACCATAGCTGCCACGATGATAAGTGGAGGGTTGGTTAAAAAGACAGTTACCCTCTCCAATACCGGAGGTACCAACCTTGGGTGGAGCCTATGGTCCGGATTCTTCATGAAGGAAGAGCTGACTGATTACAAACTGGAAGCAAATCAGCTTCATTTAAGCGATAAGGTCTGGATTACCAGAAATGGCTACAATGGGCCTTTTAACATCAAGGAAACCAGTAACTATAGCTATAACCCGTCTTCGGTCAAATGGGCTTTGGGAGCTACGAAAGATCTTTTATCAACGGCATATTCCGCCGATTGGAATAGTCTGGTTTATTCTTTGAGTTACAATTTTAACAACCTACCCGGGAAAGTGGTATCTCTCTATATGGTAGAGGAGGGTCGATATTTTGATTTCTTTTTTACCAACTATACCAACAATGGAGCAATGGGATTTTACTACGCCGAAGTTGGTAGCATTTCTCCAAATGAGGGCGAAATTCTTCCGGGCGAAGCGGAAGTTGTGGAGTTGAGTCTGAGTGCGGAAGGGCTGGACGCCGGCGTGCATTATCAGGAGTTTACCCTGTTCCACAATGGCCTGGCGCCATCAAAAAAGGTGGTAGGTAAAATCACTGTACTTGGAGCTCCGGCATTGTCGGTGGCAGAGGAGTCCTTGGCTTTTGGGATATCCCCAATAGGAGATAAATCTTATCAGGAAATATCCATCACCAACTCCGGTTCGGCCAGTGGTGTGATCAGTTTGGCTTCAGATCATCCGGCGTTCACAGTGGATTCTGAGAGTGTTCGCATCAAAGCAAATGAAACCAAAACGGTAGCAGTGGCTTTCAATCCACCATCCTCCGGTGATTTTAGTGGCCTTATCACCATCACTACAGACGATGCTGCCAATCCAAGTTTCGAGGTGGGCGTTTCCGGATCAGGAGCTACTGCAGCTACCATATCCGTAGTGAAACCCAACCTCAATGCTTCACTGTTTTTGGGAGAAACGATTACGCGATCATTCGCAATCTCTAATAGTGGAGACTTTGACCTAAACTGGTCACTGGGCACCTATGGAGAGGAAATCTCATTTGTCAAGCCGGATTATGCAGATTACAAACTTGAAGCATTTCAGGATAGAGTCTCTGATCATCTCTGGATCACCAGACAAAATGAGCGGGGTATTTTCAATATAGCCCTGGAAACGCAATACAACAGGTCCAATTACGAATCACCTAAGGGCACAGAATGGCTCGGTGATGGCTCTGCGATACCAGGTCCTTTTATCACTGTTAGTGCCAACGAATATGGCAAGTGGAGAGATGTGGCCTACCCACCCAATGAACAGCCGGGAAGAACATTTTCCATGCATGATATTAAATCAGATCAATACTATGACATCAGCTGGGATAGCTGGACGGAGGATGGGAATGGGGGAGGCTTCTCCTATAGAAGAAAAGTCGCATTCGGTCCGGAGTACAACGCAGTATCCTTTTCTGATACGGAAGGTGTGATTGCTCCAGGTAAAACGGTCACTGTGTTAGTTACCTATAATCCGAACTCCAGTTTTGACGGAGATTTCGAATTACCACTTGCTATTTTGAGCAATGACCCAGCAAATAGGGAAGTGAGGACTCCAATTTCACTTTCCGTGAAGGGAATTATCGTTGATCGGTTCCTTGAGGACTTACAGCTAAACGAAGGGTTTGGTACTCTCTCTATTGATGTGAGTGATGTATTTGTGGATGCTCAAGGAGATGTGTTGAGCCTTTCGGTGAGCAATTCAGATGAAACCGCCATTGCGGCCACTATTCTGGATGGTAATCTGGTACTGACAGAGACTGGATATGGTCATTCGTTAATCACCCTCACCGCCCGCGATGCTACCGGAAACACTGCTACCGAAAAATTCGAAATCGATGTGAACGCCAACCCGGTGGTCACCCCTCTCGAGGATGTGGAATTAACCAGGTCTTCCGAAGTGTTTACGCTCGACATTGCAGCCAACTTTGAAGACCCCGAAGGTCAGGAACTGTCTTATACTATGATTAATGGTTCTGATGTGGTAGCTGAAGTGAGTTTAACAGGCACCGTACTGTCCATTACTCAGTTGTCAGTGGGTACCTCCATGGTGTCACTTACGGTCACTGATCCATTAGGTGGCTCGGTTACGGAGGAGTTTGCTGTAAATGTAAGCGCTCTCCATCAGGAGATTACTTTTGATACCACCTATGTGAAAGTCTATGGAGATGGCGCTTTTGAGCTGGTCGCATTTGCATCATCAGGTTTGGAAGTGTCTTTTGTTAGCTCGAATGAGGACATTGTGACCATAGATGGCACATTAGCTACCGTGGTAAGCGCAGGAAGTGCAACCATCACGGCTACTCAGGTGGGTGATGATGTGTATGTGGCAGCCGAAGAAGTTCAGAATGTGCTGACCATTGGCAAAGCCACTCTGGAGGTGACTGTAGAGGATGCAGCAATAACCTATGGTGAAGCAGAACCCATTTATACACTGAGCTATACCGGGTTTGTAAATGGTGATGATCTTACAGATATAGCTACCCCTGGTAGCGGGGCAGTTGCTTCTGCTTTGGTCACCAATGCAGGTACTTATACCCTGCTGGCCAATGAAGATGCAGAAGACAATAACTATGCGTTTACATACACCAGTGGTGCATTGACAGTGCATCAGGCTAGCCTGATGATTAGTGCAGACGATGTGTCAAAGGTTTATGGAGATGAAAACCCTCCATTGACAGTGAGCTATCAGGGTTTTGTGAAGGATGAGGATGAGACGGTACTTAATAGCCCTGTTGTAGTGCTCTCAGCGGCATCAGCGGAGAGTTCTGTTGGAGCGTATGCCATCACCGCTTCGGGAGCCACTGCAGCCAACTACCAGATAGGCTATACAGATGGTTTGCTGACCATTAGTTCGAAGGGCCTCACGGTGAGTGCTATAGATCAGGTGAAGGTTTATGGCGAGTCAGATCCTGAATTGACTTATGCGATTACCGCAGGTGATCTGGTAGGGGAGGATGTGCTCACGGGAGCATTGGAGAGAGAGAGTGGAGAAAATGTGGGATCGTATACAATCAATCAAGGAACATTGCTGGCTGGAGCCAATTATGAGCTTCACTTTGAGGAGGCTGACCTGACCATTGAACAAGCTGTCCTTACAGTGACTGCTGATGCCAAAACGAAAGTTTATGGTGAGTCTGATCCTGAATTGACCTATTCCATTTCCGGAGGGGAGTTGATAGGAGAAGATGTACTATCGGGAGCTTTGACAAGAGCAGCTGGAGAGAACGCAGGCGTGTACCTGATTAGTTTGGGTAGTGTATCAGCGGGAGTCAACTATGAGCTTCAATATGAAGGCGCAGAATTAACGATCACTAAGGCACCTCTTACTGTGGCTGCTGATGCCAAAACGAAAGTTTATGGTGAGTCTGATCCTGAATTGACCTATTCTATTTCCGGAGGGGTGTTGATAGGAGAAGATGTACTATCGGGAGCTTTGGCAAGAGCAGCTGGAGAGAACGCAGGTGTGTACCTGATTAGTTTGGGTAGCGTATCAGCAGGTGTCAACTACGACCTTCAGTAT
- a CDS encoding ATP-binding protein, whose amino-acid sequence MSYPIKLLLLIVLSITLQHSGFGQSQRIDSIKSTLHRETPADSTHIDLLLELAERYHQKRMPDSTLSYARWALSLAEKQGKYHQHIKALRLMGAAHIIKNDFIAAQASLEKIVPSKATSDKLTQAELANALNYKGIVAGYLGDFQTSISYYNQSLIIHKALKDSISIAGRFINLGNVYMRQGDYPAAIRSFFESFNYLSEDGGETQAILNLNLGECYELLEDYRKARQHALKALDGFENSTQSPVGISESHYTLGNVYSQIGNRDSCIFHIKKGISVALKTNDADRVAEGHHYLALHYKRNEEWNKVAENASIAYEYFRKVKSPRRYTAAQLVLSEAYLNLHDIKKSVSLAEKGLSLSRELELKDTEKDFLLLLSRLYASQKDFSKAYQLSLEYSAVKDSVLNQEKTRQIANIEALYENEKKEQQLALAVARQKAAQSSLEERKTRELFLIAGLMMTMVVLALGIFLYVTLRQNKKVVEDQNTRLQNLIRTKDRFFSIIGHDLRGPITSFAGINNLIKWYIEKKDEKKLRALGENISKSAEQLDTLLNNLLNWAMAQTGGLPYHPESFQLEPAIHEIEGLFTNQLKVKNIALTVKITEPTCVLADRNALLLVLRNLISNALKFTPMNGAILIGCQTENEQVLIQVRDSGVGIPKEKLETLFELNESKSTFGTANEKGTGLGLILCKEYVSLNKGTISVDSTPGHGTVFTFTLPISSMNEEPISSIHQP is encoded by the coding sequence ATGAGCTACCCGATAAAGCTGTTGTTATTAATTGTACTTAGTATTACCCTTCAACACAGTGGCTTTGGGCAAAGCCAACGGATAGACAGCATTAAATCCACCCTTCACCGTGAAACCCCGGCGGACAGCACCCACATAGATCTTTTATTGGAATTGGCTGAACGTTACCACCAAAAACGGATGCCCGATTCTACACTCTCTTATGCCCGATGGGCGTTATCTCTGGCAGAAAAGCAAGGCAAATACCACCAGCACATTAAAGCACTGCGCCTGATGGGCGCCGCTCACATCATCAAGAACGACTTCATTGCGGCTCAAGCCTCTTTGGAAAAAATAGTACCCTCTAAGGCAACATCAGACAAGCTTACACAAGCTGAACTGGCCAATGCACTGAATTATAAAGGCATCGTGGCAGGCTATCTGGGAGATTTTCAGACATCTATTTCATACTATAATCAATCACTCATTATCCACAAGGCTCTAAAAGATTCTATTTCCATAGCTGGCAGGTTCATCAACCTTGGAAATGTGTACATGCGGCAAGGCGACTACCCGGCTGCCATCCGGTCCTTTTTCGAATCGTTCAACTACCTCAGTGAAGATGGCGGAGAAACCCAGGCCATCCTCAACCTGAATCTTGGCGAATGTTATGAGCTTCTGGAAGACTATAGAAAAGCCAGGCAGCACGCACTCAAAGCCCTGGATGGATTCGAAAATAGCACCCAGTCGCCAGTGGGGATATCTGAGAGTCATTACACCCTGGGCAATGTGTATTCACAAATTGGCAATCGGGATTCCTGCATTTTTCATATCAAAAAGGGTATCTCTGTTGCGCTAAAAACAAACGACGCAGATCGGGTTGCCGAGGGACACCACTATTTGGCACTCCATTATAAACGCAACGAGGAATGGAATAAAGTAGCCGAGAATGCCTCCATTGCTTACGAGTATTTCAGGAAAGTGAAGTCTCCGAGAAGATATACTGCTGCCCAATTGGTTTTGTCTGAGGCCTATCTGAATCTTCACGACATAAAAAAATCAGTTTCGCTGGCAGAGAAAGGCCTTTCACTCTCTCGTGAACTTGAGCTCAAAGACACTGAAAAGGACTTTCTGTTGCTTCTATCCAGGCTTTATGCTTCACAGAAAGACTTCTCCAAAGCCTACCAACTTAGTCTGGAATACTCCGCTGTGAAGGACAGTGTACTGAATCAGGAAAAAACCCGCCAGATTGCCAACATAGAGGCGCTTTATGAAAATGAAAAAAAGGAGCAGCAACTGGCTCTGGCAGTTGCCAGACAAAAGGCTGCACAGTCAAGCCTGGAAGAACGTAAAACCCGGGAGCTCTTTCTGATCGCCGGCCTTATGATGACCATGGTGGTGCTTGCATTGGGTATTTTTCTCTATGTCACCCTGCGACAAAACAAAAAGGTGGTGGAGGATCAAAATACCAGACTTCAAAACCTAATCAGGACAAAAGACCGCTTCTTTAGTATCATAGGGCATGATTTAAGAGGACCTATCACCTCCTTTGCAGGCATCAATAATCTCATAAAATGGTATATCGAAAAGAAAGATGAAAAGAAGCTGCGGGCGCTTGGTGAAAATATTTCCAAATCGGCAGAACAGCTGGACACACTCCTCAACAACCTGCTGAACTGGGCCATGGCTCAAACAGGAGGTCTCCCTTATCACCCGGAAAGCTTCCAACTAGAACCCGCGATCCATGAAATAGAAGGCCTTTTCACCAACCAACTGAAAGTGAAAAACATTGCTCTGACGGTTAAAATCACTGAGCCTACCTGTGTTCTGGCAGACAGAAACGCACTCCTGCTGGTACTGCGAAATCTCATTTCCAATGCCCTCAAATTCACCCCTATGAATGGTGCTATCCTGATAGGGTGCCAGACAGAAAATGAGCAGGTGCTCATTCAGGTTCGGGACTCAGGGGTTGGTATTCCCAAGGAAAAACTGGAAACCCTCTTTGAGTTGAATGAGAGCAAGTCCACCTTTGGCACCGCAAATGAGAAAGGCACAGGACTTGGGCTCATCCTTTGCAAGGAATATGTGTCACTCAACAAAGGCACCATCAGCGTGGACAGCACCCCGGGCCACGGCACAGTGTTCACTTTTACATTGCCAATCTCCTCCATGAACGAGGAGCCTATCTCCAGCATCCATCAACCCTAA
- a CDS encoding LytTR family DNA-binding domain-containing protein, with protein sequence MSNIRILSVEDDPIYAETIRFTVEQAGYQVIDVIADSTEALRVIESTRPDLLLLDIHISGPHNGIELANKLNPAIPIIFITSLRERSIFEQAKQTKPFAFILKPFDPLMLTNAIELAVANLAGEKKDVWKEKDVILSDSFFIKEKNVLVKVMVKDILYIKAEDKYCILHTPQKKYIIRISLKDLLAKIPSNYLQVHRSYVVDSLRISQIILEDFMLYIEGEPVPIGMSYKDQVLSQIKKL encoded by the coding sequence ATGTCCAATATCAGAATACTGTCCGTGGAGGACGACCCCATTTACGCAGAAACCATACGTTTTACAGTGGAGCAGGCAGGCTATCAGGTGATAGATGTAATAGCCGATAGCACAGAGGCCCTACGCGTCATAGAATCCACCAGGCCCGACCTCCTCCTGCTGGACATCCACATTTCCGGGCCGCACAATGGAATAGAGTTGGCCAACAAACTGAATCCGGCCATTCCTATTATTTTCATCACCTCATTGCGCGAACGTTCCATTTTCGAACAAGCCAAACAAACCAAGCCTTTTGCTTTTATCCTGAAGCCTTTCGACCCACTGATGTTGACCAATGCGATAGAGCTGGCAGTAGCCAATCTTGCCGGAGAGAAAAAGGATGTCTGGAAAGAAAAAGATGTCATTCTATCAGACAGCTTTTTTATCAAGGAAAAAAATGTCCTCGTCAAGGTAATGGTAAAGGACATTCTCTACATCAAGGCAGAAGACAAATACTGTATACTTCACACCCCTCAAAAGAAATATATCATTCGGATTTCCCTGAAAGACCTACTGGCCAAAATACCCTCCAATTATTTGCAGGTGCACAGGTCTTATGTGGTAGATTCACTTCGGATCAGCCAGATCATCCTGGAGGATTTCATGCTATATATAGAAGGGGAGCCTGTACCCATAGGCATGTCGTATAAAGACCAGGTACTTTCTCAAATCAAAAAATTGTAG